One part of the Prochlorococcus marinus str. MIT 9313 genome encodes these proteins:
- the petN gene encoding cytochrome b6-f complex subunit PetN, translated as MLFTLAWASLAAVFSFSIAMVVWGRNGDGTLNF; from the coding sequence ATGTTGTTCACTCTCGCCTGGGCCTCACTGGCGGCTGTGTTCAGTTTCTCTATCGCCATGGTCGTGTGGGGACGTAATGGCGACGGTACACTGAACTTCTGA
- a CDS encoding DUF2103 domain-containing protein — protein sequence MGRVVITHSTYVEGLIPWLKALAEEKNIQTITPAVIRRVKGHCPELRLRITTPIKGGFKLVARLGSSAQEVFVVTKLDEGSLLKRLNHSRPGVQKR from the coding sequence ATGGGTCGAGTTGTAATCACGCACAGCACCTACGTAGAGGGTCTAATTCCATGGTTGAAGGCCCTTGCAGAGGAGAAGAACATTCAAACGATTACACCAGCCGTCATCCGACGCGTCAAAGGTCATTGTCCAGAACTTCGCCTGAGAATTACAACGCCGATCAAGGGTGGTTTCAAACTGGTTGCCAGACTTGGCAGCTCAGCTCAGGAGGTTTTTGTTGTCACAAAATTGGACGAAGGGTCATTATTGAAACGACTTAATCACAGTCGTCCAGGCGTTCAAAAGAGGTGA
- the clpS gene encoding ATP-dependent Clp protease adapter ClpS codes for MTFATPGTTPLLERAKQTQRYPQARVIVLNDDVNTFQHVVDCLRRIIPGMSEERAWNLAHQIDGQGSAEVWCGPLEQAELYHQQLSGEGLTMAPLERC; via the coding sequence ATGACGTTCGCGACTCCTGGTACTACGCCACTTCTTGAACGTGCCAAGCAAACTCAGAGGTATCCACAAGCTCGAGTGATCGTGCTCAACGATGATGTAAACACCTTTCAGCACGTCGTTGATTGTCTGCGAAGGATCATTCCAGGCATGAGCGAGGAGAGGGCCTGGAATCTTGCGCATCAAATCGACGGTCAAGGTTCAGCAGAGGTCTGGTGTGGTCCACTTGAGCAGGCCGAGCTCTACCACCAGCAACTGTCTGGGGAGGGGCTAACAATGGCACCACTTGAACGGTGCTGA